From the genome of Halomonas sp. LR3S48:
GAGTTCGCAGCGCTTCCTGGCCTTCGGCCTGCGCTTCTATGTGGTGATCTTCTTCGCCTATCTGTTCCTGCCGCTGCTGATCATGGCGGCGGCCACCTTCAACGACAGCCGCTTTCCCACGGTAACGCCGTGGGACGGTACCACCCTGCGCTGGTTCGGCGAACTCGCCGCCGACGGCGGCATGTGGCAGGCACTCGGCAACAGCCTGATCGTGGCGACCGGCGTGCTGATCGTCGCCGTGCCCATCGGCATCGCCACGGCGCTGTTCCTCAATACGGTGTCGAGCCGAGCCAAGCCGTTCCTGTATGCGCTGATCCTCTCGCCGCTGCTCACGCCCGGCGTGATCATCGGCATCTCGACGCTGATCTTCTGGCGCCAGTTCGGCGTCAGCGGCGGCATCTTTCTCACCGTGCTGGGCCAAGCCACCTTCATCGCCGCCTACGTGATGCTGATGGTCACCGCGCGCCTGCAGCGCTTCGACCGCACCATGGAGAGCGCGGCGCTCGATCTCGGCGCCAGTCAGTGGCAGATGTTCCGCCGCATCCTGCTGCCGTACCTCAAGCCGGCGCTCTATTCGGCGGCGGTGATCGCCTTCCTGCAATCCTTCGAGAACTACAACACCACCCTGTTCGTGGTGGGCTACGACACCACGCTGACGGTCTACATCGCTTCCAAGGTACGCACCGGGCTGACCCCGGCGGTCAATGCCCTGGGGCTGATCCTGATCCTGATCACCGTGCTGTTCGCCGCCGTCTACGAAATCAAGCGGCGGCGGGAAGCGGCACGATTGGTGAAAGGGGTCTAGTCCACTGCTGCCGGAACCTCGGCAAGCGGCCGAGCCGGCAGCCACACTCGGGCAGACAGCCCTCCCAGGCGAGAGGCATCCAGTTGCAGCCGGCCGCCGTGCAGCGCCACCAGGTCGGCGACGATGGCCAGCCCCAGGCCGTTGCCGGAGCGCCGCTCGTCCAGGCGTGAGCCGCGAGCCATGGCGGCCCCGCGCTGCGTCTCGTCCATGCCCGGGCCGTCGTCCTCCACGCAGAGCCAGATCCCGTCGTCCCCGTTAAGCCCCTCCAGGCGAACATGGCCGTTAGCCCAGCGCAGGGCATTGTCCAGCAAATTGCCGACGAGTTCCTGAAGATCCTGGTGCGCCATACGCACGCGCAAGCCATCCGCCAGGCTGTGCTCGAGTTTTACGCCGCGGCGGCCGGCAAGCCGCCCCAGGCCGTCGAGAATGGGGGCCAGCACCTCGGCTACCGCAACCTTGGGGGCCAGGCCGACGTCGCCCGCCGCGGTGGCACGGGCCAGGTGATGGCGCACGGCGTCGTCGATGCGTCCGAGCTCGTCGCGCATCCTGGTACGGCGTGGCTCCTCGATGCCATCGGCGAGGGTGGTCAGGACGCTCACCGGGGTCTTGAGAGCGTGAGCCAGGTTCCCGGCGGCATGGCGGGCATGCTCCATCAGGCGCCGGTCACGGGCCAGCACGGCATTCGTGGCGCCGGCAAGTCGAGCCAGCTCGGCGGGCAGGCGGGTATCGAGCCGTTCGGCGTCGCCGTTCTCTACTTGCACCAGGTCGGCTTGCATGCGCCGCAGCGGTGCCAGGCCCCAGCGCACCTGTAGTGCCAGCATGATGAGTACCAGCAGGCCCAGGCCGGCGAGCGACAGTGCCACCAGCCGGGAGAAGCGATCCAGCTCGAGATCCAGCGTCTCCCGCGGCGCCGCCACGCTGACGTGCAGCGGCGCCTCGAGCGGGGCCAGATGGATGTCGCGCTCGACGACCCGCAGCGGTGCACCGCGCGGTCCCTCCAGGTCATGTCGGACCACTCCGGTCGATTCGCGTACGGCCAGGCGCTGATCCCATAGCGAACGCGAGGTCAGCACCCGATCGGCGCCATCGCTGACCTGCCAGTACCAGCCGGAGAAGACTTGTTCGAAGCGCGGGTCGCCGAGGTTACGCTCCTGCACCAGCCGCTGCTGCACGTTGTCCCAGGCGAGCCCGGCGATCACCACGTTGAGCAGCGCCTCCAACTGGCGATCGAAGGCGTCGGTGGCGGTGGTGCGGAAATGCTGGGCGAGGCCGATGCCGGCCAGCGGCAGGGTAACCGCCAGGACCAGCAGGGTGGCCAGTATCAGTCGGCTGGCCAGCGACAATCGGCTTAGCCGGTTCATGAGGCCTCGGCGTCGCCGATGAGCCGGTAGCCCTGGCCGCGACGGGTCTCGATTCGCTCGGCGCCCAGCTTGCGGCGCAGGCGGCTGATCTGGACATCGATGACGTTGGAGTCGGGCTCGTGGTCGCGGTCGTAGACGTGCTCGGCGAGCTCGCTGCGGCTGACCACCCGCGGGGCGGCGTGGGCCAGATAGGCGAGCAACCTTGACTCCTGGGCGGTCAGGCTCACCGGGCGGCCGGCCAGGCTGACGCTACCGGTATGGGTATCGAAGGCCAGCTCGCCGATGCGCAGCACCGGGTGGGCGTGGCCGTGGCTGCGGCGGACCAGGGCGCGCAGGCGGAACAGCACCTCTGCAGTCTCGAACGGCTTGGTGACGTAGTCGTCGGCGCCGGCGGAGAAGCCGGCGGCCTTGTCCGCCCAACGGGTGCGGGCGGTCAGCACCAGCACCGGCAGTTCGATGGCGTCTCCCCGCCACTCGGCGAGCCAGCGGCTGCCGTCGCCGTCGGGCAGCCCCAGGTCGAGGATCACGGCATCGTAGGCTTCGGTGCGCACCAGGAAATCGGCCTCGCTGCCGCTGGCGGCCCGCTCGACCAGCACCCCGGCCTCGTGCAATGCCTCCGTCAACGCCTCGGCCAGCGCGGCGTCATCCTCCACCAGCAACACCTTCATTGCGCCTCCTCCTTGCGCCGCATGCCGTCGATGTTGACGCCTTCCATGCCGATCAGTTCGCCGCTTTCGGCGTCGAACTCGAACTCCACCACCTGGCCCTGGGGACCGAGCATCTCCACCTCGTAGGTCGTTCGACCGTCGTCGCGCTCCAGCTCCACCTCGAGCACCTGCCCCTCGTAGCGCGCTTCAAGCCAGTCGAGGATCTCGGGTAGGGCGACCAATCGGCCGCTGCGAACCGCGTCGTGGAGGTCGCGCCAGTGATCGTCGGCCAGGCCATGGCTCGCCGTCAGGCCCAAGAGCGCCGACAGCAACAGGATGCCCAGCACTCGACGGTCGGTCGCCGCGCGCCAGCGGGAAGGCAGTGATCGAAAAAAGCGTGTCGTCATGTCGCAAGGATGCCGGGCCTGACATGAACACAGCATGAACGTCGCCGTCAGCTTCGGGCAAGGTGGCCGCTGGTAAAACTTGACCTGTTCCCCGAACGGGGCACCTAGAACGTGACCATGAATGGAGGCACTACCCATGAAACGCAAGATGATCCTGATCGGCTCACTGGCCACCCTGATGCTCGCCGGCACCACGGTGCAGGCCGACGATGGCAGCTTGGCGACGGATCGCCTCGATGAGGTGCTGGAGCGGGCCACATCCTTCGGCTTCCAGCACTATCAGGAAATCGAGGCCAAGGGCCGCGACAGTGTCGAGATAGAGGGCTGGCTCGATGAAGAGTGGCAGGCCGAGGTGCGCCTGTCGCTGGAGAATGGCGAGACTCTCGAAGAGGAGCGCAACCGCCGCGATGGCGAGGCCTGGGGCATGAGCGAGGACGATGTCCGCATGGCCATGGAGGCGGCGGTGGCCGAAGGCCTGGCCGAATTCGACGAGATCCAGGTCGACCGCGACGGCCGCATCGAGATCGAGGGTCGCGACGCCGACGGCCGCGAGATCGAGGTGCGCAGTCAGCAGGGCGAGAGCGGTGTGACCGACGTGGAGCGCGACTGAGCCTGCTCGCCGGGGGCGACCCCGGCGACGCCCCAAGCCATCGAAAACAAGCTATCGAGACCAGGCGATCGAGAAAGCGAACAGACGTAACACACAGGGCCCGGCGCGTCATTC
Proteins encoded in this window:
- a CDS encoding ABC transporter permease yields the protein MSSQRFLAFGLRFYVVIFFAYLFLPLLIMAAATFNDSRFPTVTPWDGTTLRWFGELAADGGMWQALGNSLIVATGVLIVAVPIGIATALFLNTVSSRAKPFLYALILSPLLTPGVIIGISTLIFWRQFGVSGGIFLTVLGQATFIAAYVMLMVTARLQRFDRTMESAALDLGASQWQMFRRILLPYLKPALYSAAVIAFLQSFENYNTTLFVVGYDTTLTVYIASKVRTGLTPAVNALGLILILITVLFAAVYEIKRRREAARLVKGV
- a CDS encoding sensor histidine kinase, with the protein product MNRLSRLSLASRLILATLLVLAVTLPLAGIGLAQHFRTTATDAFDRQLEALLNVVIAGLAWDNVQQRLVQERNLGDPRFEQVFSGWYWQVSDGADRVLTSRSLWDQRLAVRESTGVVRHDLEGPRGAPLRVVERDIHLAPLEAPLHVSVAAPRETLDLELDRFSRLVALSLAGLGLLVLIMLALQVRWGLAPLRRMQADLVQVENGDAERLDTRLPAELARLAGATNAVLARDRRLMEHARHAAGNLAHALKTPVSVLTTLADGIEEPRRTRMRDELGRIDDAVRHHLARATAAGDVGLAPKVAVAEVLAPILDGLGRLAGRRGVKLEHSLADGLRVRMAHQDLQELVGNLLDNALRWANGHVRLEGLNGDDGIWLCVEDDGPGMDETQRGAAMARGSRLDERRSGNGLGLAIVADLVALHGGRLQLDASRLGGLSARVWLPARPLAEVPAAVD
- a CDS encoding response regulator transcription factor yields the protein MKVLLVEDDAALAEALTEALHEAGVLVERAASGSEADFLVRTEAYDAVILDLGLPDGDGSRWLAEWRGDAIELPVLVLTARTRWADKAAGFSAGADDYVTKPFETAEVLFRLRALVRRSHGHAHPVLRIGELAFDTHTGSVSLAGRPVSLTAQESRLLAYLAHAAPRVVSRSELAEHVYDRDHEPDSNVIDVQISRLRRKLGAERIETRRGQGYRLIGDAEAS
- a CDS encoding PepSY domain-containing protein, producing the protein MTTRFFRSLPSRWRAATDRRVLGILLLSALLGLTASHGLADDHWRDLHDAVRSGRLVALPEILDWLEARYEGQVLEVELERDDGRTTYEVEMLGPQGQVVEFEFDAESGELIGMEGVNIDGMRRKEEAQ
- a CDS encoding PepSY domain-containing protein, with amino-acid sequence MKRKMILIGSLATLMLAGTTVQADDGSLATDRLDEVLERATSFGFQHYQEIEAKGRDSVEIEGWLDEEWQAEVRLSLENGETLEEERNRRDGEAWGMSEDDVRMAMEAAVAEGLAEFDEIQVDRDGRIEIEGRDADGREIEVRSQQGESGVTDVERD